In Magnetospirillum sp. XM-1, a single window of DNA contains:
- a CDS encoding PAS domain S-box protein, protein MDARQPEPGSKTLLGSAGPVVLRPVNAWRARLLAAIVVPCLAALSIWQAVGAYRKEVSDTEYLVQALARVSEEHIAGVLRGIDQLLSEMQEAAPGGRLQDPTRALATLGNRMKFIPEIRSAVFIDAKGVMIAGTLPSMSGTDVHDREYFKDLLDDPLRSVAISAPLQSRVVAGHSVVVARPIRGGDGALQGVVAVSLDPKIFEDELHTIVPRDGGRATLIRDDGVILARLPDSEKWRGKSVADGEVMRRLGNAPMGSIVGPSVTDGRDRVLAYRHLENHPLVIVVGMSLSEALAVWRRDVTFQGSAALILALLTVGLAVISDRRLAERQRIQQALAASEARYRMLTEHSPVGVFQSDADGTCLYVNERWLDLAGRTREQMLGGKWCDVVHPDDRDAVGELWRHHMRGEGEFLAEMRLVRGDGSIRWVRGHAAALSDEAGPAGGLVGTIEDITAAKLAERRLRVSEEKFAKAFQASPDAMVISATRDGRYIELNDAFSAMLGYSRDEFMGNTALGLGVWAEPEDRARLVKLIRRDGQVSDFGTRLRRKDGSVLDVLISVQEVVLDDLDCLLFICRDVSFAKEAEARTQDLLARLDASNKELEQFAYVTSHDLQEPLRMIAGYAQLIERRYRGRLDADADEFIDFLVDGAKRMQAMIHDLLEYSRVERLGGKFSEFSMAEVLDDARSNLGAALAETGGRLEVGPMPTVVADRLQMLRLFQNLIGNALKYRSPERPPEVTVSAEELPDGWAFAVRDNGIGIDPSYFDRIFLVFQRLHTREHYDGTGIGLAICKKIVERHGGRIRVESTPGWGSTFSFTLRKT, encoded by the coding sequence ATGGACGCACGCCAGCCAGAACCGGGCTCGAAGACGTTGCTCGGCAGTGCCGGGCCTGTCGTGCTGCGTCCGGTCAACGCGTGGCGGGCCCGCCTTCTGGCGGCCATCGTGGTTCCCTGTCTGGCGGCGCTGAGCATCTGGCAGGCGGTGGGGGCCTACCGCAAGGAGGTTTCCGACACCGAATATCTGGTCCAGGCCCTGGCCCGGGTCTCGGAGGAGCACATCGCGGGCGTCCTGCGCGGCATCGACCAGCTGCTGTCCGAGATGCAGGAGGCGGCGCCGGGCGGCCGTCTGCAGGACCCCACCCGCGCCCTGGCCACCCTGGGCAACCGGATGAAGTTCATCCCCGAGATCCGCAGCGCCGTGTTCATCGACGCCAAGGGGGTGATGATCGCCGGAACCCTGCCGAGCATGAGCGGCACGGACGTCCATGACCGCGAGTACTTCAAGGACCTGCTCGACGACCCCCTGCGCTCGGTGGCCATCAGCGCGCCGCTGCAAAGCCGGGTGGTGGCGGGCCACAGCGTCGTGGTCGCCCGTCCCATCCGCGGCGGAGACGGCGCATTGCAGGGCGTGGTGGCGGTTTCGCTGGACCCCAAGATCTTCGAGGACGAACTGCACACCATCGTGCCCCGCGACGGCGGGCGCGCCACCCTGATACGTGACGACGGGGTCATCCTGGCGCGCCTGCCCGACAGCGAGAAATGGCGCGGCAAATCCGTTGCCGACGGCGAGGTGATGCGGCGTCTCGGGAACGCGCCGATGGGCTCCATCGTCGGCCCCTCGGTGACCGACGGCCGCGATCGGGTGCTGGCCTATCGCCATCTGGAGAACCATCCGCTGGTGATCGTGGTCGGGATGTCCCTGTCCGAGGCTCTGGCGGTCTGGCGCCGCGACGTGACCTTCCAGGGAAGCGCGGCCCTGATCCTGGCGCTGCTCACCGTCGGGCTGGCGGTGATCTCCGACCGCCGCCTGGCCGAGCGCCAGCGCATCCAGCAGGCCCTGGCGGCCAGCGAGGCCCGCTACCGCATGCTGACCGAGCATTCTCCGGTCGGCGTGTTCCAGAGCGACGCCGACGGCACCTGCCTCTACGTCAACGAGCGCTGGCTGGACCTGGCGGGCCGCACCCGCGAGCAAATGCTGGGCGGCAAGTGGTGCGACGTGGTCCATCCCGACGACCGCGATGCGGTGGGGGAATTGTGGCGGCACCATATGCGCGGCGAAGGCGAGTTCCTGGCCGAGATGCGTCTGGTGCGCGGCGATGGCTCCATCCGCTGGGTGCGCGGCCATGCCGCCGCCCTGTCCGACGAGGCGGGGCCGGCGGGCGGTTTGGTGGGCACCATCGAGGACATCACCGCCGCCAAGCTGGCTGAGCGGCGCCTCAGGGTGTCCGAGGAGAAGTTCGCCAAGGCCTTCCAGGCCAGCCCCGACGCCATGGTGATTTCCGCCACGAGGGATGGGCGCTACATCGAGCTGAACGACGCCTTCTCCGCCATGCTGGGCTATTCCCGCGACGAGTTCATGGGGAATACGGCTCTGGGCCTGGGCGTCTGGGCGGAGCCCGAGGACCGCGCCCGGCTGGTGAAGCTGATCCGCCGGGACGGCCAGGTCTCTGATTTCGGCACCCGGCTGCGGCGCAAGGACGGCAGCGTGCTGGACGTGCTGATCTCGGTGCAGGAGGTGGTGCTCGACGATCTCGACTGCCTGCTGTTCATCTGCCGGGACGTCAGCTTCGCCAAGGAGGCCGAGGCCCGCACCCAGGACCTGCTGGCCCGGCTCGACGCCTCCAACAAGGAACTGGAGCAGTTCGCCTACGTCACCTCCCACGACCTGCAGGAGCCGCTGCGCATGATCGCCGGCTACGCCCAGCTGATCGAGCGCCGCTATCGCGGACGGCTGGACGCCGACGCCGACGAGTTCATCGATTTCCTGGTGGACGGGGCCAAGCGGATGCAGGCCATGATCCACGACCTGCTGGAATACTCCCGCGTCGAGCGGCTGGGCGGAAAGTTCAGCGAATTTTCCATGGCCGAGGTGCTCGACGACGCGCGGAGCAACCTAGGCGCCGCCCTGGCCGAGACCGGCGGCCGGCTCGAGGTCGGCCCCATGCCGACGGTCGTCGCTGACCGGTTGCAGATGCTGCGGCTGTTCCAGAACCTGATCGGCAACGCCCTGAAATACCGTTCGCCCGAGCGCCCGCCCGAGGTGACCGTTTCCGCCGAGGAACTGCCGGACGGCTGGGCCTTCGCGGTCAGGGACAACGGCATCGGCATCGATCCGTCCTATTTCGACCGCATCTTCCTGGTGTTCCAGCGACTCCATACCCGCGAACACTACGATGGAACCGGCATCGGGCTGGCCATCTGCAAGAAGATCGTCGAACGGCATGGCGGGCGCATCCGGGTGGAATCGACTCCCGGATGGGGAAGTACTTTCAGCTTCACTCTCCGTAAAACCTAA
- a CDS encoding efflux RND transporter periplasmic adaptor subunit — translation MDSSPSRLKLSLPVLLLGGLALLGVAAGIASFSSSSPTPAGAQPAGGPPVTVAQPLTRSVIDWNDYTGQFAAQDYVEVRARVSGYLTEVHFTDGQMVNKGDLLFVIDPRPYEIALASARAKLDQASGTKEFARRQLARASELNRKEFVAESTLDQRTEESRGAGAGAQAAMAAVRDAELNLQFTRITAPISGRISAKQVSVGNLVTGGPNVASPTLLTSIVSQDPIQMGFDMPESDFLALSKRGPLVGAVVQLTVGEEKRDGRIDFVDNQIDRGTGTIRVRALVDNPEGRIPAGAFARVRLAASDTYQALLIPDSAVATDQSRKLVMTVKDGTVTPKVVRLGPKDGTLRVIKDGLAPDDEVIINGLMRARPGAKVTAQPGKIQ, via the coding sequence ATGGATAGTTCACCCAGCCGCCTTAAGCTTTCGCTTCCCGTCCTGTTGCTGGGCGGCCTGGCCTTGCTGGGAGTGGCGGCGGGAATCGCCTCGTTCTCGTCGTCCTCGCCCACCCCGGCCGGGGCGCAACCGGCGGGCGGACCGCCGGTGACGGTGGCGCAGCCGCTTACCCGCTCGGTCATCGACTGGAACGACTATACCGGACAGTTCGCCGCCCAGGATTACGTCGAGGTGCGCGCCCGGGTCAGCGGCTACCTGACCGAGGTGCATTTCACCGACGGGCAGATGGTCAACAAGGGCGACCTGCTGTTCGTCATCGACCCGCGCCCCTACGAAATCGCCCTGGCCTCGGCCCGGGCCAAGCTGGACCAGGCGTCGGGCACCAAGGAATTCGCGCGGCGCCAGCTGGCGCGGGCCAGCGAGCTGAACCGCAAGGAATTCGTCGCCGAAAGCACGCTCGACCAGCGCACCGAGGAATCCAGGGGCGCCGGCGCCGGCGCCCAGGCCGCCATGGCCGCCGTGCGCGACGCCGAGCTGAACCTGCAGTTCACCCGCATCACCGCCCCCATCTCGGGACGGATCAGCGCCAAGCAGGTCAGCGTCGGCAATCTGGTCACCGGCGGCCCCAATGTGGCGTCGCCGACCCTGCTGACCTCGATCGTGTCCCAGGACCCCATCCAGATGGGCTTCGACATGCCCGAGAGCGACTTCCTGGCACTGTCCAAGCGCGGGCCGCTGGTGGGCGCCGTCGTCCAGCTGACCGTCGGCGAGGAAAAGCGGGACGGCCGCATCGACTTCGTCGATAACCAGATCGACCGCGGCACCGGCACCATCCGCGTCCGCGCCCTGGTGGACAATCCGGAAGGGCGCATTCCCGCTGGGGCCTTCGCCCGGGTGCGCCTGGCGGCCTCGGATACCTACCAGGCCCTGCTGATCCCCGATTCGGCGGTGGCCACCGACCAGTCGCGCAAGCTGGTGATGACCGTGAAAGACGGCACCGTGACGCCGAAGGTGGTCCGCCTGGGCCCCAAGGACGGAACGCTGCGGGTGATCAAGGACGGCCTCGCCCCCGACGACGAGGTGATCATCAACGGCCTGATGCGCGCCCGGCCGGGGGCCAAGGTCACCGCCCAACCCGGCAAGATCCAATAG